The Pseudomonas fluorescens genome segment ATATATCCCGGACGCTGGTAATGACGATGCGGGCGTGTTTGATCTGGATCTGGCGGTGCTGAACAGCACCAACGCCATGCCGATTGCCACTTACTCCAAACCCGGCGCTTACAACTCCGATGCCATCCGGTTCGATGATCTGGTGATCGACACGGCCCGTTATCGGCTGGCTCCGGATGTCCGTGCCTTTGGTCTGCGTTCGAAGTTCGAGCACAGCTCTCGCGCCAATCCATACGAAAAAACCGATCTGGCGCTGTATGTGCGTGAAGGCGGCAAACTGCGCCCGGTACTGGAAGGTCTGGTGGTCTACAAGAACCATGGTGAGTGGATGGATGAATGCGAAGGTGAAGGACGGCAAATTCGCCGAACCGTGGAAATCGGCCCGACCAGCCACAATGGCTTGGCCGACCTGATCGTCACCTCAAGCGGCACGGCGATGAAAACCGTCAAGGCCGGCAAGGAATGCGTTTCCCAGGATTCCCCACTGAAGAAAACCCAAATCACCCTGACCTACGACGGCAAGCAATACACCCTCCCCGAAGACCTCAGAGGTTACTGACCCGATGCTCACCGGCCTCAACCACCTGACCCTCGCCGTCACCGACCTGGACCGCAGCCTCGCGTTCTACCGTGACGTGCTGCGCCTGAGGGTCGAGGCCACGTGGGACGCCGGTGCCTATCTCTCGCTCCCGGGCCTGTGGTTGTGCCTGTCGCTGGATGAACAACGCCAACCCCATCCCGCCGCCGACTACACCCACTACGCCTTCAGCCTCGGCGCAGAAGACTTTCCGCTGTTCGTCCAGCAGCTTCGCGCCGCCAACGTGCAGGAATGGCGTGACAACCGCAGCGAAGGTGCATCGTTCTACTTCCTCGACCCGGACGGTCACCAGCTCGAAGCCCACGTCGGCGATCTGGCCTCGCGACTGGCCGCGTGTCGGCAAAAGCCCTACGCCGGGATGCGTTTTTTCAACGAGTCGTGAATATTCGCCAAACGCTGGGATAGACTGGCGGCCACGTTTTCCGGGACTTGCAGGTTTTCCATGACTCCATCGTTGCTAATGGCCGTGTTGGCCTCGGGATTCATCTACGGCATCACGCCGGGGCCGGGTGTGCTGGCGGTGTTTGGCATCGGCGCCGCGCGCGGGCGGCGAGCCGGGGCGGGGTTTCTGTGCGGGCATCTGCTGGGCGATGTGATCTGGTGCAGCACGGCATTGATCGCGATTGTCGGCGCCCGGGAAATCGGCAGCACCGCTTTCGATGTGCTCGGTGTGCTCAGCGGCCTGTACCTGTTCTGGCTCGGCTGGCGTGCGGTGCGGGCCAAGCGCAGCAACGGTGAGCAGCCCCAGGGCGCGGCGCGTCAGCCGTTCTGGCACGGCATTCTGTTCGGGCTGACCAACCCCAAGGCCTACCCGGTGGCGGTGGCGACGTTCACCGCGTTGCTGTCGAGCCGTGCCGAACTGCTCAACTGGTCGATGCTGCCGATGCTGATTGCTTTGAGCTTCCTGGGTGGATTGCTCGCCTACGCTATTCTCATTGGCGTTGTCGGCGCCCGACAGGTGCGTACGCTGTATCAGCGCCATGAACTGGCCATCACCCGGTTGTGCGGGGTAATGTTCATCGGTTTCGCCATCAATGCTCTGGTGCATGCGCTGCCGGGGCTGATGCCGAACAGGAATTGATGTGATCGCAGGGATGCGAGGTCGAGGTCAGGGACGGTTGATCAGTGCTGCATTGCCCGGACACCCACGCTGAACCATGGAAAGCCGAAATTCTGCGCCCTTGGCGAGTTACATCGATCTGTTGCTGGACGCCGTTTGTGCGGTAGACAAACAAGGTCGCTTCGTTTTTGTCAGCGCAGCCTGCGAGCGGATTCTCGGCTACACCCCTGACGAGTTGATTGGCCAGTCGATGATCGACTACGTCTACCCAGCCGACCGTGA includes the following:
- the fos gene encoding fosfomycin resistance glutathione transferase, with the protein product MLTGLNHLTLAVTDLDRSLAFYRDVLRLRVEATWDAGAYLSLPGLWLCLSLDEQRQPHPAADYTHYAFSLGAEDFPLFVQQLRAANVQEWRDNRSEGASFYFLDPDGHQLEAHVGDLASRLAACRQKPYAGMRFFNES
- a CDS encoding LysE family translocator, producing MTPSLLMAVLASGFIYGITPGPGVLAVFGIGAARGRRAGAGFLCGHLLGDVIWCSTALIAIVGAREIGSTAFDVLGVLSGLYLFWLGWRAVRAKRSNGEQPQGAARQPFWHGILFGLTNPKAYPVAVATFTALLSSRAELLNWSMLPMLIALSFLGGLLAYAILIGVVGARQVRTLYQRHELAITRLCGVMFIGFAINALVHALPGLMPNRN